Proteins from a single region of Methanomicrobia archaeon:
- a CDS encoding Ig-like domain-containing protein, with product MTLRRNKLLFLGLLGVIILAVTGIVPQAVWALPPPQPQNATYVGTGNGSAVYFHYYPGPIDAKIFKVNLSGTIYDAYCIDIYTAISINDTLTVNGSLAEGNQSVNWTAINYILYTYNYSSPEVTDKDNESAAIQAAIWYFTSEPYGLFNASNTSQKYQFMTDPKTDWYDGRLENGSALVRDRAFEVINDTKANASTFKFPTRIELNASEEYVLQNQTVNLTATVYDQDDARIQGVTVKFAITEGNGTLDPDNGTTNDSGQFQVNFTGTDANATTVVAWVEGSYGTLLRGDILYPSSPVQNVSTITLIPRSIEELIVLPVPEQSTLVLTSTGVLALVGYVTYSRRKKKEE from the coding sequence ATGACGCTAAGAAGAAACAAATTGCTATTCCTTGGCCTGCTCGGCGTGATTATTCTCGCCGTGACGGGGATAGTACCGCAAGCCGTCTGGGCCCTGCCACCACCCCAGCCGCAAAATGCAACTTATGTGGGTACCGGAAATGGTTCAGCTGTCTACTTCCATTACTATCCTGGTCCAATAGACGCGAAGATTTTTAAAGTGAACCTGTCGGGGACAATCTACGATGCGTACTGCATAGACATATATACCGCGATAAGTATAAATGATACCCTGACCGTCAACGGCTCTCTCGCTGAGGGCAATCAAAGTGTTAACTGGACTGCGATAAATTATATTCTCTATACGTACAATTATTCCAGTCCAGAAGTTACTGACAAAGACAACGAGTCTGCAGCCATCCAAGCAGCGATATGGTACTTCACTTCAGAGCCCTACGGACTTTTTAATGCCTCTAACACAAGCCAGAAATATCAGTTCATGACAGATCCGAAGACCGATTGGTATGATGGACGATTGGAAAACGGCTCTGCACTAGTAAGAGATCGCGCCTTTGAGGTCATTAACGATACCAAAGCAAATGCAAGTACCTTCAAGTTCCCCACGAGAATCGAATTAAATGCTTCGGAGGAGTACGTGCTCCAGAATCAAACCGTTAATTTAACGGCGACTGTTTACGATCAGGATGATGCTCGTATACAGGGGGTTACCGTTAAGTTCGCTATTACAGAAGGGAATGGAACCCTAGACCCTGACAACGGAACCACCAACGATTCCGGTCAGTTTCAGGTTAACTTCACGGGGACCGATGCGAACGCAACCACGGTGGTGGCCTGGGTCGAGGGGAGTTACGGGACCCTGCTCCGGGGTGACATCTTATATCCATCGTCACCAGTACAAAACGTCTCCACAATCACCCTTATACCGCGCTCCATTGAAGAATTGATAGTGCTACCTGTGCCTGAGCAGTCAACGCTCGTGCTCACGAGCACGGGCGTGCTCGCGCTCGTGGGCTACGTGACGTACAGCAGAAGGAAAAAGAAGGAAGAATAG